The Granulicella sp. 5B5 nucleotide sequence TACATCTACAACCCGGCTCTGTGCGTCGCGCTTCGCCGTCGTGATTGCCCTCGTGTAGACATTCATGGTCGTCTGGAAGTTCGCATGGCGCATCAGGTTCCTGCACCACCTTCACACCTTCGCCATTCCCCTGATAGGAGTGCCGAGTAGGTGTGTCGGAAGTATGCCAGCCAATGCGCCTCTGCGCTTCGTGATCTTCGCCTTTTTTGCAGCAGGCTCCAAGAAACGGGTCAACAGGGTGTTTGCCCATGGAGGCATCTTCCATGCCATCCAGTCACTTGCGAAGATCCCCTCGGCAATGCATCAACCTGAACTTTTGAGACTGCTTCCGGTTCGCCTATCACATTGACTTCATCGGAGCGTTGGCTTCTAGGCACGCTGAACATAGCTGTGCGTTATATCGGCGCTTCATACTATGCAGCATCACCTTTTTATTTCTCTTTCTCATTGCTTTTCAACTGGAGTGATGTATAAAGTTTGCAAGCAAGAACACAAGTCCGTAGATGTTGTATCGGTGCTGCTAAATTCAGGGCACGCTTTCCTCTTCACCTGAGAAGTTGTTTCGCGATGTTGTCGACAGTTTTGTCTTGACCTGTTGCCACAACGCTCGCGACATGAGGAAGTATGAACGGGAATGTCACGTGGCAGGGAACGATTGCGGCCTACTTCGCCGCACCATATTGGGTGCCAGAGCCGAAGCGCACGCAGGTCGCAGATATGTGGCTCGGCTGCATGAGCGGCTATGCTATCCAACTCAACAGCTATGAGAGCGTGCGGCAATGGTCCATCCTCATCTTTCAGTATTTGCATACGAGAGAGATGCCACTGACGCAGGATGTCTCCCAGCAATGGCCTGACGAGGCGTTGGAAGTATTCCGGAAATGGGTCAATGAGGGTTGGCGACTGTCTGATTCAGATCCGTACGATCCTGCAGAGCGCATTCGACCTCCTATAGAGCGCCCAATTGCTGTTCGTATCCGGAGAGACATTGCCTCTCTGAGCCCAGACGAGCTGGATGACTACCGTATGCGGGTCGACGGCGCCTTCGATGTCGCCAATCCAGATTCGAACGCGCCCGGGCAGGTGTTCTTTTCCATTCACGGAAACTGGTGTCTGCACTACCAGGAAGCATTCCTCCTGTGGCATCGCGCTTACCTGATGGCCTTTGAACAACGTATCGGCTGCGCCGTCCCCTACTGGAATTGGTATGCCCAAGACGCGGCGATAGAGAGGAGCCCTAGCTCGGGTCTTCCTCAAGCCTTTCGCGACGAAACGTATCGTCATCCCAAGACCGGAGAACTCCGCCCTAATCCACTTCGTTATGCAGCGGCCAAGGATGGCTGCAGTAAGGCCTGCGTTGGCATGACACCACCGCCACCAACCTCGTGTAAATACGTTCAACGTGATCCCATTTTGTACACGACAGGGGACGACAGGCGAGAAGCGCGTGCCGCCAAGATTGCGCTGACACTGCAGTACCAGCAGCAGGTACAGAAAGCTCTGGGATTTGAGAACTTCAGTTACCCGCAAGGGTATGGAGACCCGTGGGCGAACATCCAGAGTTTCAACCCGCCGCCGCCGAACAGTGAATATCGCTACCGGGATGTCAATTTCGACGGGGCGTATGAGCAGCCGCACGACAACTATCACGGCTGGGTTGGTCCTGATATGGCGGACAACTCCTACACCGCATTCGACCCCGTGTTCTGGTCTTATCACAGCAATATCGATCGCATCTTCGAAATTTGGTTGCGCAGCCACATTGCATCCATGACCGTGACTCCGCTCTTTCCTCTCCGCCCATTTGCTGGGACTCGTGCGGAACGGTTGGAGTTCACTGATCCACGTACGTTTGTGTACACCTGTATCGGCGATCTTGCAAAAGATTCCCGGGCACTCGGCTTCGATTTTGGACCTCCTGCCTATCCCGACTTTGGGACACAAGCTGTCAGCACAAAGCGGCTCTCGGCAACAGGTCTACGAGGCCTGGTAGCGGCCGCGCCCCGGCCAGAGGAGCTGCTTGTTCTCTTCGACGGTGTTCGCTGTACCTTCAACAGCTATGCGGTGGACGTGTTCCTGAATCAGACCGACCCCAGACAGCAGAAGCCAGAAGTCACCAATTCTCACTATTGCGGCCGTATGACCCGGATCAGCATGGGCCAGACGGACAGCAATTCGCGGTGTATCCAGACAGGTATTCGTCGGTTTATGGATGTCACCTCAACGGCCTTGGCACTCGGCATCACGCCGGACTCTCCATTGCCTGTGCTCTCTCTTGTAGTGACCGACCTGACTACTGGAGTTCTCGTGTCGGCTGCGGAACTCGCGACACTTCCCGGCTTCACTGGCCACTTGAGCTGGGTGAAGCTGGGGCAGGCGCAGCAGATTATCCCTTCACCTCCCAGCGCAAATACAGAACGAATGCCTTGTTGTTCGGCGCAGCACTAGTTGCATCATCGAATGCGGTGGTGTCTTTTCCTCCCCTTATTGAGTTGATCAAGGAGTTTTTTCATGCCAAAGTTAGCCAGTTTCTCGACGCCAGCCTTCATCCAGGATCTTGCCGGCCAGCCCGAATTGCAAGACAAGCTCAACGCACTTTGGAACCACAATGTTCAAGCCTTCACCCAGCAGGCCATCTTCGGCAATCCGTGGAACACGCTTTATGCTTCCAACCAAACCTCGTATTACAACCCCACCGAAACAAACATGCCTGTCGGTCAGCTTGCCTCCGCAGTCCCATGGATTCCGTTCCCCAACCGCCTGATGCAGTACTGTGCTCCCGGCCAGACTCCTCCCAATCCCAACAATCTTCCGATGGACGATCTGTATCAACTCGCGGATTTCGGCTCCTATGCAAATGGAAAGACGCCGACATCGTTTCCGCAAATTCCTTCGGTTCTCTGTCCTAATGCAAACTGGAACAGCCCGCTAAAGGCCTATGGCCCCTATGGCCCACGGGGTTGGCTGGATGAGTACTGCGAGTGGAGTGTGACACGCAATGAATCCGGCAAGATTACCCGTATAGATTTTGTCTGTGAGAACCCAGAGTACTGGTATTCGCTCTGGCGCGTCAGTCCGTCGACGGTCGCCCAAATTTACACCGACACGCTCAACTATGGCCTGCCTGCAAACAGCCCCAACATGGTCTCTGTGCAGGAGAGC carries:
- a CDS encoding tyrosinase family protein, with product MNGNVTWQGTIAAYFAAPYWVPEPKRTQVADMWLGCMSGYAIQLNSYESVRQWSILIFQYLHTREMPLTQDVSQQWPDEALEVFRKWVNEGWRLSDSDPYDPAERIRPPIERPIAVRIRRDIASLSPDELDDYRMRVDGAFDVANPDSNAPGQVFFSIHGNWCLHYQEAFLLWHRAYLMAFEQRIGCAVPYWNWYAQDAAIERSPSSGLPQAFRDETYRHPKTGELRPNPLRYAAAKDGCSKACVGMTPPPPTSCKYVQRDPILYTTGDDRREARAAKIALTLQYQQQVQKALGFENFSYPQGYGDPWANIQSFNPPPPNSEYRYRDVNFDGAYEQPHDNYHGWVGPDMADNSYTAFDPVFWSYHSNIDRIFEIWLRSHIASMTVTPLFPLRPFAGTRAERLEFTDPRTFVYTCIGDLAKDSRALGFDFGPPAYPDFGTQAVSTKRLSATGLRGLVAAAPRPEELLVLFDGVRCTFNSYAVDVFLNQTDPRQQKPEVTNSHYCGRMTRISMGQTDSNSRCIQTGIRRFMDVTSTALALGITPDSPLPVLSLVVTDLTTGVLVSAAELATLPGFTGHLSWVKLGQAQQIIPSPPSANTERMPCCSAQH